A single Pirellulales bacterium DNA region contains:
- a CDS encoding response regulator — protein sequence MMLIETPSILITDDDRAFRETVCGMLQPRGFKTFTAADGEEALRIVSLQPIHLLLLDMHMPRLTGLETIRRIRQFSARLPCVLITAALDESIVKQASVADVFSVLPKPVSCSDITNTVNQVFHHIYGWPMKS from the coding sequence ATGATGCTCATCGAAACTCCTTCAATCCTGATCACCGATGATGACCGCGCTTTCCGCGAAACGGTCTGCGGCATGCTTCAACCGCGCGGCTTCAAAACTTTCACCGCCGCCGATGGCGAAGAGGCCCTCCGAATCGTCAGCCTGCAGCCCATTCATCTGCTGCTGTTAGATATGCACATGCCACGTCTGACAGGCTTGGAAACCATCCGCCGCATACGTCAATTTAGCGCTCGGCTCCCCTGTGTGTTAATTACGGCCGCCTTGGACGAATCGATTGTAAAGCAGGCTTCTGTGGCCGATGTTTTTTCCGTCCTGCCCAAGCCGGTCAGTTGCTCCGATATCACCAACACCGTCAATCAAGTATTCCACCACATTTACGGGTGGCCCATGAAAAGCTAA
- a CDS encoding succinate dehydrogenase cytochrome b558 subunit has translation MDAVKTAGVERVPDSTLMGRHQFLIFRLFSLAGLMPVGAYVVIHLMTNASVLGGPATFQAQVDRIHSLGMLLPFVEWTFIFLPILFHAAVGFYIISGGLPNVGSYPYSGNVRYTLQRATGMLAIAFILFHLWQLHYLGKALGGGAFNAEHASSSTAVALNPVLMKIIYIIGTLSVVYHLSNGLWTFGITWGIWTSEGAQRRAGYVCAAFGILLATVGMGALYGMSTVNVPQAKVIEDRMQEAREMLDGQVAVGMPKAETPISQPPKKN, from the coding sequence GTGGATGCTGTCAAAACCGCGGGTGTCGAACGGGTTCCGGACTCTACGCTGATGGGGCGACACCAGTTTTTGATCTTTCGCTTGTTTTCGCTGGCGGGCTTGATGCCGGTAGGGGCATACGTGGTGATTCATTTGATGACCAACGCCTCGGTGTTGGGGGGGCCGGCGACGTTTCAGGCCCAGGTTGACCGCATCCATTCTTTGGGGATGTTACTCCCGTTTGTAGAGTGGACGTTCATTTTCCTGCCGATTTTATTTCACGCGGCAGTGGGCTTTTACATTATCAGCGGTGGCTTGCCGAACGTGGGTTCCTATCCGTACAGCGGCAATGTGCGGTACACGCTGCAACGGGCCACGGGAATGTTGGCGATTGCTTTCATTTTGTTCCACCTGTGGCAGTTGCATTATTTGGGCAAAGCGCTGGGGGGCGGGGCGTTTAACGCGGAGCACGCCAGTTCGTCGACGGCGGTGGCGCTGAATCCGGTATTGATGAAGATTATTTACATTATCGGTACGTTGTCGGTGGTTTATCATCTTTCCAACGGGCTGTGGACGTTTGGCATCACCTGGGGCATTTGGACCAGCGAAGGCGCGCAGCGTCGGGCCGGTTATGTGTGTGCGGCGTTCGGCATTTTGTTGGCTACCGTCGGCATGGGTGCGCTGTATGGCATGTCGACGGTCAATGTGCCGCAGGCCAAGGTGATTGAAGACCGCATGCAAGAGGCGCGAGAAATGCTCGACGGGCAAGTTGCCGTGGGAATGCCGAAGGCTGAAACACCAATCTCGCAACCACCGAAAAAGAACTGA